AggtttttgatttaaaaattcaaaacaaatagttgaagaaaaaaataaataaaaacatataTCTAAAAAAATATTTACATTATCTCACAATATGCTGCATAATGTAAATGTGCTTACAACAATAATTTATCATATTTATAAAACCCAAAGATTTAGATTCAGTGTAATATCAATATCTactattttatatttttttatagaaAACCAGTCACAAATATAGATAGATTTTGATGTTAAAAAGATCCAAATCCAcctaaaatatataaaattctgAATAAAATCCCCATTAATTTAGAGATTTTAATAAGTTATgcatttataaaatattatatcaggATTTTCTTAATTCACAATCTCAAAATATCCAAATACTCATCTCTAAGCGTATAAAACCTATAAAACGGAAATTCCTCCATTGCTATTGTCATCAGTTTAGCAGCTATCAATCACCAGATAGGTAATGTTACTCTCTATTCTTCTCGGGTTATTGCATGAATGCATGAACATCTGAAATTGTCACTTCCCCGTTTTTATAGTAATTTGTAAGAATTTAATATCTATGTTCTGTTTCTTGATCACAGATTATTGTACGCATGGCCACTGAAGCAGGAAGCTCGACGGTGGCTAAGAGAAGAGCATCTGCTCTTATTGTTGATGATAGTTCCATAGTTAGAATGATCACCACAAAACACCTGAGTACCATGGAGTTTGAAGTTTCCTCGGTTAAAGATGGAGTGGAAGTTGTAGCTATGTATGAAGCTGGAAAGGGGCATTTCGATGTTATAGTTATGGATTTGGAAATGCCGGTGGTGAATGGTATCCAGGATAGTTCTTCAATTTAACTAATAATATTTGCCAATATAAATAAATTTAGATGTCTATATTGTTTGATTTCAGGCCACCGCAGAGTTACGGGCCATGGGAGTGGACTGCAAGATAATAGGAGCCACTGCCTGCAATGATGCATCTCTAAAGCAAAGTTTTATGGAGGCCGGGTTGGATCACCTCTTTGATAAACCTCTGAACCTTGCTAAACTCAAAAGCTGCTTCCAGTGAAAAATTAATCAATAGATTAAAATTTAAGTATTGATTTTCTGATAACATAGAGTTGTGTTATGTGTGGGAATACAGCGTTATTGTATGTTAAATTGTTAAGTTTGTGGTCAATTTTAGTGAATATGAACTTGGATAATAGCCATTTGGAATAACAATTTCTTAATATTCAATAGAATATTTTAACTTATAGTTGCACATTTGGATATTTTAATATTTACCTAATTTGTCCTATTTTACGTGACTGTTTTTGaggtttttaaattttatatccTACGAGTTAAGAAAGTCATATAAATTGACTGTTTTTTatgttaaaaaaataaattattaaagtAATATTAGTGAAAGTTGTCGATCAAAATTTAAAATAACAATCATATGACCTAAATAATTATTCTTTCGTACTTTTAGCAAAAACATTTTTTCCTTTGTAACTTTTAACCAAATATTGTTAACATATCACTACCACATAAATGGCCTACACCAACATcaaaaaaaatgtgaaaaatgCTAAAAAATATTGCCACAAAGCTTAAGGAAACACTTTGGTCAATTTTGAGGGTGTTGGAAATTTGCATGTGACCTTTGGTCAATTTTAAGGCAACTCATTTACAGAacaatgccaacaccaaaaatGTGTTGATGTAGACCTCTATGACAACATTATAATGTCAATAGTAAAATGTGAACTCATGTTGACTTTAAGCTTATGGCAACACTCGGTTTTTATAGGCAACACAAGTTTGATGTTGCCTTCATTCTTATGGCAACACAGTCCGAGTCTATAGCAACACCAATTTTATTAACATTTCTTATCATTGCCAACACTTACCTGACTATAGCAACatcttttaatttatttttgcCAACATTATTTTAGTTTAAGGCAACATGTTTGGTAaaaaaaattgacaggttcttgctTAAATTATAACATCCCAATATAGTTCCAATCCAACCACAACAACACAAAAACCAAATCCCCAGATgcaagccaagtcaagaactacttAGAAAACTTGAATACATACTTTCAGTCATACAAGCACTACATAATGCCAATATCAATTCCAACATTCCGACTTGATTCTATTTAAATAAAACGAAGTACTTCATTTACAGTCTACGACCACaagaacatttttaaaaaaagtaCCATATATGGTCTAATATCGTAAAAGACATCATTATAACTACAATATGCACGATCAAGGACTGGAATTGCTTGCTCCGGTTGCATCACTTGGTGGCTGCTTACTTGTTCCAGTTGCATCACTTGGTGGCTGCTCACTTGGCTGTTGCAGCTTGCTCAGCTCTTCAATATCAATCTGCAGCTCCGGATTCTTTTTCGCCAACTTTGACAACATCACCTTGATACTGTCTCGAAGCTCTCGAACATTCCGATCCATTTTCTCTTCCGTCTCCTGCTTAAGTTCATCCCTAATCTTTTCAGCAAATATATACATCCTCCTGCAAAAAGAAAAGTTAAaacaataatatttaaaaaatgcAGCAAATATATTTAATTACGGAAAGATAACTTATAATCTTCTTTTCAACCACATCAGTAGGTAACTTATATTCTCGTTTGGCATCTCTTTTGCGTGTTTTAACGTAAAATTCAGCATCTGATATTGGTACAATTTGTTCAACAGGTTTAGCAAGGCGCTCCCTCTCAATTTCCTTGCATATATGAcaaaaaatttgatttaaaaattgcGGAATTGCGGAAATTATAATAAACAGCGGAAACAAATATTTTGACTTACCATTTTATGGCAGACTTGCGTGAAACTCCTAGGCCCAACAGTATGTGTTTCTGTTATCTTGTTTCGGGCCTCTGCATTTTTTCAGGCACTTTCTTATATGACACAATAACAAATTTAATTGGTTGATTTGATTAATTATGcgatattaattataaaattaaaaagtaTTGGATGAATATATTTGTTACCTGGACTTTTTCATCACCCCAATAATTCAAAAGTATCTTAAAATATTTCCAAGGAACCTCCCTAGGCATGTTTTGCAACCTTAACTCATCGGTATCATACTTACTGTAATGATCCTTCTTGATGGAAGCTTTATACCCCCTAAACTGATCATGCATTATTGTCATTACATATTTATACCCCTCCTCGGAAATGATGTACTTGTCCTAAACACGAAACAAATCAAGTAAAATCAGGTAAGAACCTGATTCAAGAAATTCAAAAAAATCAAGTAAACTAATCCCAATATTTTTCTGATGTGAAATGATGTACTTGTCCAATAATTGCATTTTCACTTGCAATTTTGTAGTTTCATTTTGATCAAAACAAAACTAAATTCGACGCTTAATTACCATAATTAGTTTTCCACGCAAGGATCGCTTTTCCTAAATAAAGTACTATGATTAATCTTGATTATTCAAATTTCAGTTTGAATTGATCATATTAGATGCTTAATTATGTTTTACGAAGGTGGTTGAAAACTTTCACAATTTATCAATCCTTCCAGAAATTATACGAAGAAATGTAATCTGAAAGTAAATAATGATAACAAGTAATTATCAGAAGATTATTTGAGCAGATGATATAATAATTTACCTTGACATATTTGCATAAGATTTTTTTATCAGGAACTTCAGACCACGTACGACATGTCAGAGAAACAAACTCCCTTACCATTGTTCCAAAAAAATTACTAAACTAAGATAGCAAGCGATCATCATCTGATATTGGTTGGCCCAACTTTGACAACACGATCTCTCTCTTCTCACCTCGTGTATGGACATGCTTCATTTTTGACTTCCCTCGAGGCTTTTTAATTTTTTCTGCAGGTGCATCTGCTAAAAAATAAGAAAACTGTAAGCATACAATTAATTACCAAGGCGTACGAAATAAGAGTGAAATGGAGAATATTACCCTGAGCTTGTTGAGACTGAAATATATCATATAGGGACTCTATTTGAGCCTCCATTTTAGCCTCCAGTTCAGCCTCCATTTCAGCCTCCTTTTCACGCTTACGTAATTCTAAATATCTCTCCATCGTACCAGGACCGCGATTTTTTAGTTGCTTCAGCTTCTCCACAATAGGAACAATAGGAACTTCAGAAGCATCATTCTCCTGAAAGAGACATTAATTACTAagttcaattttttatttttttacctCAGACTCTACCGTGTTCACCGGTTTGTCACATGGAAGTGACATTTTAGATGTCCGAGAACGTGTTTTTGGGCCATCAGTCTTAACCACAACCTTCTCAGCCTTTTTCTCACCCTAAACAAAATATATGTTAATAATATAATCGTAATTAAACATGATGTTGATAATAAACATCATTTAATTCTGAATTATACCTTTGGCTTAACAATATGCTCTTCCTCATTACTTTCTCGGTCCAAATCCTTTTCTGGGCAGCGATATTCACTTTCATCTTCATCACTCTCTATGTTGGGCCTTACATCTTTCTTTTTGATCAATTTTCCAGTCAACGGTTTTATCCCAAGTTCCTTTAATGTCTTCATATTTTCCTCGACATTTTTATTTCTTTGGATTTCATAAGCATTAGCATTGCCTCCATCAGGTCCTTCCCCAGCCCCTTCCCCCAAATTCTTGTTCGTATCAGGAATTTCAAATCTTTTCATATACTCTGACATTCCCATCAGGTCAGACTTATCAGATTTCCTCTCTATCGCAACTGCTTTTGAAACTTTGTCAGTAGATTGTGTTTTCTTCCGGGACTTGTTCCTTTTCCTGGTCTTCTCTTCATTGATATCCTTTAATGTCAGAAACTGAGTCTTTTTAGGATTATCCTCTTTCGGATTAACGGGGCTTCTTTTGGGCCTTACAATGACATGAGGTTGCATTTGACGCATTGCCAGCATATTTTCATCGACATCGTAGTCAATAAATAAGTCCAGTTCAGAAGCCCCGCTTTTGAAAGTATACTCATTTAAGGCAGCATCATCTGTAATCAATTCCCAGCCATCACTGTTTTCCTCTTTTTGCACATAAATTCCTCCAATTTCCTTATAGCCAAGTTGGTTGACCCACTCCATCAGTTCCGAATATGAGAAGACATCAAGCTCGAAGTCCTTCACTGTATTTACTGTTCCGCCAGCATATTTACTTTTGTGGAACTCACCCTTGTGATGCAAATTGAAGGTCATAAAGTCACCTCCCATCGTACAATTACAAATTTCAAAAATGATTAGTTAACGCACACACTAAACTTGTAATCtaatttacttaaaaaaataaagacaaataaaattaaacaaaaaagtAAAACAAGGACAAACTGAACTTGTACTCTAATTCACTTAAAAAAACAAGAAcgaataaaattaaacaaaatagtaAAATAAGGAGCAAGACCATTATACAATCAGACTTATTAAATTAAACAAAGTATTAAACAAGGAGCAAGAAAATTAAATAACAATTAGAATCAAGCACAATTCTtaaattaaacaaaaataaaGATCATCCATTACAAAAATAGGGAAAAAATCCATTTAAATCCAAGCACAATCTAGAATAAACAATTCAGGTAAAAAACCCTAAATTTTACAAGCTAATATATGTTAATTTTCACTTCTGGAATTCTCCAATCGGAATTTGTTTTGTCAAGACATCATCCCTGAACCAGTTCGCTTCATCATCTTGGTTTTCAACAACTGGAAACCTCCTATCATGTGCAAACTGCCCATTTATGTCATCTTCACTTGGACTATTCTCGGCGTGTGAATCATCAAAGTATGTTGGCAGCTTCTTAATAGGATAATAAATATGATTTTCAACATGATCTTCAATGTAAAACACTTGATGGACTTGTGTTGACATGACAAAAGGGTCTTTTTTTGGCAAACCCTGTTAAAGTTTACTCGGATAAAACCTAAATGATCCTTCTCATCAGCATACCAGGTACACCTAAACAAAACCGTATTAAGACAGCCCCAATAGTCAACCTCAATTATTTTCTCAATCGAACCATAATAAGTAACCTCCCCGGTTGTTGGTTTTTGGTCCTTTACACTAGCGAAACTGGTGGTTAAGGCGGTTAGATAAACGTCGCTATTTTGTGTTATGCACTTCTTATCTCTACTTTTGGTACGGAACCTATACCCATTTTCCAATTTCAGTCTTGAACCACTCGCATACTTCATCTGTGTGTGTTCTTGCTCTTTTGTACTTATTCAACTTTGCATTTACGTCAAATAATGAACGATGTTGcctacaatatataaatatacagtatgttaaataatttaaattaagttaGCAATAAATACTTAAATTAACATAATTAAACTAGGATTCTAGGACTTACTCAATTAGCGCCTCTACTTCCTTATCATCATAGTTAAACAATATGTACCGATGAGCCGCAGTCCATACATCATCAGACAACTGATACGCTTTCCCTTTCTGGTTTCTCCCTGaaagaattggatattcactaGTTTCATGAATTTTGGTTCCTAACTCATTCACTGAACTGATCTCGTTATCTCCTATAACATGCAGTCATTAGGACATGTATGTATTTTTTGGTAGTCAAGTCCTAAATCCCTAATTACGTGTTTAGCGGAATTAAATGAAGTAGGTATCTCAATATCAGGAAATGCCTCCTTTAATAACTGTAACATTTCACCAAATGCAGTTTGCGTCACCCCATTAAGACACTTCCAGTGGTACAACCTAACAAGAAAACTTAATCTAGAAATTTTTTTGGAACCAGGATACAAGGGATGTTTCCCGTCTTCGATAAGGCGATAAAATTTCCTAGCATCTGAATTAGGTTCCCTATTGGTGTAAGTAAGGTTCAACATCTGACTAAGATCATCTTCAAACCCTATATTTGTTTCGCAATCCCTCACATCAGTATCACCAAAATTCGAGACGTCGTATATCCATTTTACAACATCCAGGGAAGGACCCTTGCAACCAAGGTGATTAAAGACATCATCTGGACCCCACCATATCTTATTGTTACAATTACCACAAGGGCACTTCAATTCAACGCCGAATGCATATTTAGCCATCGCATTTTTGACAAAATTTTTGACCCCATTAATTTACTCGTCACTTGATCTTGGTAGATTTATCCAGATTTTCTCTACCTCACTCATTACTACAGGTGAAACATTTACTAACTTTAGTTGTTAATTCTATACGtaacaaatatatatacacatataaatataTTTACACTTACCTATATTATATTATCTAATCATAACAAACTTATTCATAATATTTGTATCTctaattatttatgaataaatatCCATAATCTGcaaaaataatattaactaaaattCTTGTCCGAATAGACTAAGTCGTATGTTCAGCTACCATCGTTTCTTAATTAAACTAGGTTAAGTATATAATGTATATAATATACTAAAATTTTAATAGTCAAGCTCTGTCCGTATAAGTAAACAGAATATACGACATTAGATTAAACACTTCAATCAAATTTTCAAACACAACATAAAATATCAAACATCATTAACACAGATGGAAAAAATATATATCATAATCCCAATAAATTGCAAAATATATACAAAGAGAAGAAATAGTACTATATGTTCTGTACTATATAAAACAGGGCACACATGTACAAAAAATAGAAAAACGAAAAACATAATCCCCAAAAAATAGGGCACACGTGTAACCCCAAAATTAACAAATCCCCCAAGAATAAACATAACACACAACAATTAAAATccccaaaaattagggtttaaacCCCCTTCCAAAATTAACAAATTAAAAACCCCAAAAATTAGGGTGTAAACCCCCTCCTAAAATTAacaaatcaaaaacccccaaagATTAGGGTTTATAAACAAATTATAAAAAccccaaaaattagggtttattaACAAATTAAAATTAAGATTTGCACCTTTAATTAGAGAGGAAGAGCTGCAAAACAGAGAACAAACGGAGACTCAGAGCTTTCAAACGGCGAGAGGAAGAGCTTCTACGAACAAACAGCGACCCGGAGCTTCGATGGCGAGAGGAAGTGTTTACATGCAGAGCTTCGATGGCGAGAGGTTGAACGGAGAGGTTGCGAGTGTTTGTGAGAGAATAAGAGCTTTGACGGCGATAGGAAGAGTTGAACGGAGAGGTTGAACAGAGAGATTTGTGAGTGAGAGAGTGTTTGTGAGTGAGAGAGTGTGTGAGAGTTTGTGTTTGTGAAGTTTAGGACAATGATTTTGTGAAAGTGTTCGAGCAGGAGTTTTTGTTTGTTCAGAGTAAACGACGTCATTCTGGCATAAAATGACGTCGTTTTGTCACTAACTAAGCGGGTCTTTTTTATTTTGTTTAGCGGGCTTGCTATTTTTGTGATGGCGGGCTTTTTGCCCCGCTTTTTTATACAATTTTTCATTTGTCTAAGGCAACATCACTAAAGATGTTGGCATAGAGAATCTAAGGCAACATATTTGGCAACATTCGACTATGTTGTCGCCATATATCTCCTTTATTCGATTATACTGATATAAGGCAATATTTTTCGTGGCAACATCACTTTTGTGTTTTGGTAATGACCATTTATGTGGTAGTGTATATTATTAATAAAAGCTATATTTACGTTGATTTTTTCTTATGAATATAATAACAAAATAGAAATATCATATTATTGAAAAGACTCAGATTTACTATGTTTAAAATTATTCGACCAAATTTTTGGACACGTAATATAAAAGTTAATTTATTATATAGTAGGAAATGGCTGTAATTTGAATCGGTGAGCTCGTGAGCTAGCATATCTCGAGCTCGTTTAAGTGGACTCGACTCAGCTCGTTTAACTCTCGGCTTGTTTAGTTAAACGAGTCGAGTTTGAGCCGAGATATCGGCTTATTTAATTAAACGAAACCGCTCAATTTGACCCGTAAAATCAAATGAGCTAGTCGGCTTGTTAAAACCGGCTCATTTAATGGGTCGACTTTACTCGTGAAGTTAAACATGTCGAGTTTATTAGAGATTTAGGTTCAATTAATTAAATGAGCTGGGTCGACTCAACTCGATTAATCTCGGCTCGAAACTCGGCTCGTTCAACCCAAATTACAGCCAAGCTATTCATAAATATAAGCCAGTGCTACTGCGGCTAATAAACATATAACTACTAAGGATATGCGTACAATGTTTTAAGAAAATTATTAAAACTTACGCACTTTTCAAATTTTTGTGAATTTacaatcttctgaaaatatttgtaaaaatacaatacaacaaaaatcaaccagaTATGTAACTAGTGCTATCGAGTTTTTTGGTTGTATTTGAGGTTTAGTAGAGCTGCAAAAACTTGTTGATGTTGCATCCAGTTGTAGAAAGCTgtaattttgtatttttttaaaatagcATTCTTgcaaataaaaaattatttttgcaattttttaaaaaatgacaggtatttttataaaaatgtttgatatttttgaaaaagCCCTTTCTTTAACTCATTTATAAGTCAGACTATTATGTCTATTTCTAGCATGATTTTGTTACCTTTAAAACAAAATATGTAAAAAACACAAATACTGCACTTGCAACTACCAACTAAATTACTCTGAAGTAAAAACTTAAAAtgataatatttaatattttagtattgcaaaacatattatttccGTTCATATAATTGAATGAaaactttaaaaattctattTAGGGTCAGATATGCTAAGTAAAGATTTTAAATACTATGTTCGGGCACGATAATCATCGGGAATGAGAGTGATCTAGTGGTATCATGATTTACAAATCAATTAGTAGCCTCGAGTTCAATATTTTCGAAACCAATATTTTTTATCATTAGTATAAGAGTTCTCCTTTATTTACCATA
This sequence is a window from Apium graveolens cultivar Ventura chromosome 9, ASM990537v1, whole genome shotgun sequence. Protein-coding genes within it:
- the LOC141686339 gene encoding two-component response regulator 24-like, with translation MATEAGSSTVAKRRASALIVDDSSIVRMITTKHLSTMEFEVSSVKDGVEVVAMYEAGKGHFDVIVMDLEMPVATAELRAMGVDCKIIGATACNDASLKQSFMEAGLDHLFDKPLNLAKLKSCFQ